The Daucus carota subsp. sativus chromosome 7, DH1 v3.0, whole genome shotgun sequence genome window below encodes:
- the LOC108195179 gene encoding uncharacterized protein LOC108195179 translates to MDDPYRSKPRRGRTNLASCLVAAVFLLLIAVAITTVYFLLFKPKHPRIAVNAVQFPTFTLSNGTVNFTFFQFVTVTNPNRDTFTHYDSSLQLDYSGDPVGFVFIPAGRIYAGRSQQMSAKFQVDRFPVPERGKVSAAVAFGDGVVAAGDVMEIETKMKLVGRVRVLKVFTHRVESEVKCSVDVRVTDGSVLALHC, encoded by the coding sequence ATGGACGATCCCTACAGATCCAAGCCTCGCCGCGGCCGCACCAACCTCGCCTCCTGCCTCGTCGCCGCCGTCTTCCTCCTCCTCATCGCCGTCGCCATCACCACCGTCTACTTCCTCTTATTCAAGCCCAAGCACCCTCGAATCGCCGTGAACGCCGTCCAGTTCCCCACCTTCACGCTCTCCAACGGCACCGTCAACTTCACCTTCTTCCAGTTCGTCACCGTCACCAACCCCAACCGCGACACCTTCACGCATTACGACAGCTCGTTACAGCTCGATTACTCCGGCGATCCGGTCGGCTTCGTCTTCATTCCGGCCGGGAGGATTTACGCCGGTAGGAGCCAGCAGATGTCGGCGAAATTCCAGGTGGATAGGTTCCCGGTGCCGGAGAGAGGGAAAGTATCGGCGGCGGTGGCGTTCGGCGACGGCGTTGTGGCGGCGGGGGATGTGATGGAGATAGAGACGAAGATGAAATTGGTTGGGAGAGTTAGGGTTTTGAAAGTGTTTACTCATAGAGTGGAGAGTGAGGTTAAGTGTAGTGTTGATGTTAGAGTCACTGATGGTTCTGTTCTAGCTCTTCAttgttag
- the LOC108193618 gene encoding E3 ubiquitin-protein ligase SINAT5, with amino-acid sequence MMDLDDSIECISTSDLDESVLSPHLSSSTKPYFNKSPNGFIHRTTSVHELLECPVCTNSMYPPIHQCHNGHTLCSKCKTMVHNRCPTCRQELGDIRCLALEKVAESLKLPCKYCSLGCPEIFPYYSKLKHEAVCNFRPYTCPYAGSDCSVVGDIPYLVNHLRDDHKVDMHLGCTFNHRYVKSNPREVENATWMLTVFNCFGQYFCLHFEAFQLGMAPVYMAFLRYMGDEADARNYTYSLEVGGNGRKLTWEGTPRSIRDSHRKVRDSHDGLIIQRNMALFFSGGDRKELKLRVTGRIWKEQQNQEIGVCIPNNCS; translated from the exons ATGATGGATTTGGATGATAGCATAGAATGCATTTCAACTTCTGATTTGGATGAATCTGTTCTGTCTCCTCACTTGTCTTCATCTACAAAGCCCTATTTCAACAAATCCCCAAATGGGTTTATTCATCGAACCACAAGTGTTCATGAGCTTCTTGAGTGCCCTGTTTGTACTAATTCAATGTACCCACCTATTCACCAG TGTCATAATGGTCACACACTATGTTCTAAGTGTAAAACAATGGTACACAACCGTTGCCCCACTTGTAGACAGGAGCTTGGTGATATAAGGTGTCTTGCGTTGGAGAAGGTAGCTGAATCCCTTAAACTGCCTTGCAAGTATTGCTCCCTGGGTTGCCCTGAGATATTTCCCTACTACAGCAAGTTGAAACATGAAGCTGTCTGTAATTTTAGGCCATACACCTGCCCATACGCTGGATCAGACTGCTCAGTTGTTGGGGATATTCCATATCTAGTCAATCATTTACGGGACGATCACAAAGTAGACATGCACTTGGGATGCACCTTTAATCATCGTTACGTCAAATCCAATCCACGTGAAGTGGAAAACGCCACCTGGATGTTAACT gTCTTCAATTGTTTTGGACAGTATTTCTGTCTCCATTTTGAAGCTTTTCAGCTCGGCATGGCTCCTGTATATATGGCTTTTCTGCGATATATGGGTGATGAGGCAGACGCTCGAAACTACACCTACAGTTTAGAAGTTGGAGGGAATGGCCGCAAACTGACTTGGGAGGGTACCCCGCGAAGCATAAGGGATAGTCACAGAAAGGTTAGGGATAGCCACGACGGACTCATCATTCAGCGTAACATGGCACTCTTCTTTTCTGGGGGCGACAGGAAAGAACTGAAGTTGAGAGTTACTGGGCGTATATGGAAGGAACAGCAAAACCAAGAGATCGGAGTGTGTATACCAAATAATTGTAGCTAG
- the LOC108193267 gene encoding phosphatidylinositol 4-kinase gamma 4 translates to MSSAGIVAIRNREDFRVVSPVLSSELDDSIHIYVAMSGSLVPMRVLKSESVESVKLKIKSSKGFGAKVERLICKGRELARGYSLLRDYGIENGNVLHLVIRLAELQVISVKTSCGEEFTLLVKRKRNVAYVKRRIAKKNKKFANVDEQQVFFNGEQLDDQRFINDISKHNEAVIHLFVRRSAEIRTTPRDKNFELSIAAPQLHETKNFDKEVRQKTAERDVLLEPIVINPKVELSSAIQDMIKSTAEGLDSGKCPVKSSEGTGGTYFMQNSTGSKYLSVFKPIDEEPMAMNNPQGLPLSENGEGLKKGTSVGEGAVREVAAYVLDHPKSGLRSLFGEKNGFAGVPPTVMAKCRHMGFNHRENVIKKIGSLQMFMDNNGSCEDMGPSSFPVEEVHKISVLDIRMANADRHAGNILLTKDEEGKTILIPIDHGYCLPKSFEDCTFDWLYWPQTRKPYSPDTVEYIKSLDAEEDIALLKFHGWDLPVEYARTLRISTMLLKKGVERGLTPFDIGSIMCRETLNKESIIEEIVQEAEDSVLPFTSEATFLESVSQIMDRRLDEMTK, encoded by the exons ATGTCATCAGCTGGTATTGTTGCAATTCGAAACCGTGAGGACTTTCGAGTTGTATCACCTGTACTAAGCTCTGAATTGGACGATTCCATCCACATTTACGTGGCTATGTCGGGTTCATTGGTTCCTATGAGGGTTCTGAAATCGGAATCGGTTGAATCTGTGAAGCTTAAGATTAAGTCCTCTAAAGGGTTTGGTGCCAAGGTTGAAAGGTTGATTTGCAAAGGAAGAGAACTGGCGAGGGGATATTCGTTGCTCCGTGATTACGGGATCGAGAATGGAAATGTGCTCCATTTGGTGATTCGTCTTGCTGAGCTTCAAGTGATCAGTGTTAAGACTTCTTGTGGTGAAGAGTTTACTTTGCTAGTCAAGCGGAAACGTAATGTTGCTTATGTGAAGCGTCGGATtgctaaaaagaataagaaATTCGCTAATGTCGATGAGCAACAAGTATTTTTCAATGGAGAGCAGCTTGATGATCAGAGGTTCATAAATGATATCTCTAAGCATAATGAAGCAGTGATTCATTTGTTTGTCCGGAGATCTGCAGAAATCAGAACAACACCCCGGGACAAGAATTTTGAGCTTTCTATTGCAGCACCACAGTTGCATGAAACAAAAAACTTTGACAAGGAAGTTCGCCAGAAGACTGCAGAGAGAGATGTCTTGTTGGAACCAATAGTTATTAACCCAAAGGTTGAGTTGTCTTCTGCAATTCAGGATATGATTAAATCTACAGCTGAAGGATTGGATAGCGGCAAATGTCCTGTAAAATCTTCAGAGGGTACAGGGGGAACATACTTCATGCAGAATTCAACAGGGAGCAAGTATCTCTCTGTTTTTAAGCCAATTGATGAGGAGCCTATGGCTATGAATAACCCACAGGGTTTGCCATTATCTGAGAATGGTGAAGGGTTAAAGAAAGGCACAAGTGTTGGGGAGGGTGCAGTTAGGGAAGTAGCTGCCTATGTTTTGGATCATCCCAAGTCTGGTCTACGCTCCTTATTTGGTGAGAAGAATGGTTTTGCCGGTGTGCCTCCTACAGTTATGGCCAAATGTCGGCACATGGGATTTAATCATCGGGAGAACGTGATAAAAAAGATAGGGTCCTTGCAGATGTTCATGGATAACAATGGAAGTTGCGAGGACATGGGACCAAGTTCATTCCCAGTGGAGGAGGTACATAAAATATCAGTACTGGATATAAGAATGGCGAATGCGGATAGGCATGCTGGCAACATATTGCTGACCAAGGATGAGGAGGGAAAGACTATTTTGATTCCAATAGATCATGGCTACTGTCTGCCCAAAAGC TTTGAAGATTGCACATTCGACTGGCTCTACTGGCCTCAAACTCGTAAGCCTTACAGTCCTGACACCGTAGAGTACATCAAGTCACTGGATGCAGAAGAAGACATTGCGTTACTCAAGTTTCATGGATGGGATCTACCTGTAGAATATGCTCGTACCCTCCGCATCTCAACTATGCTTTTAAAGAAAGGTGTGGAGAGAGGTCTCACGCCCTTTGACATCGGATCCATCATGTGCCGGGAAACCTTGAACAAGGAATCTATAATCGAAGAGATTGTCCAGGAAGCTGAGGATTCAGTTCTTCCTTTCACGAGTGAAGCTACATTCCTTGAATCAGTCTCCCAGATCATGGATCGCCGCCTTGATGAGATGACCAAATAA